In Porphyromonas cangingivalis, a genomic segment contains:
- the cobI gene encoding precorrin-2 C(20)-methyltransferase gives MSTTLPICVSLGPGDPELITLKALRTLQKVDTIYCPATILKEKVVSRSLDIMLEVGIDKQKIELFHVPMSRERSGAEEAYLTVAKRIREDYESGKEIAFVAEGDCGFYSSAHYISDYLFEMGIDTGRVAGVPAFIACGALARLHIVSQDEVLNVIPTNITTERISAILGQGGTVVIMKLSLHEEAIKKAMQSIPDATFHYFENVGLPDREIYTSDRDFIRSRKFPYFAIMIIKR, from the coding sequence ATGTCTACAACTTTACCCATCTGTGTCTCCCTCGGCCCGGGAGATCCCGAACTGATCACCTTAAAGGCTCTAAGGACATTACAAAAGGTTGATACCATATACTGCCCTGCAACCATACTCAAAGAAAAGGTAGTCTCTCGTTCATTGGACATCATGCTGGAAGTTGGGATTGACAAACAAAAGATCGAGCTCTTTCATGTCCCAATGAGCAGAGAACGCAGTGGTGCTGAGGAGGCTTACCTTACAGTTGCAAAAAGAATTCGTGAAGATTATGAGAGTGGCAAAGAAATCGCATTCGTTGCAGAGGGCGACTGTGGGTTTTACTCATCAGCACATTATATTTCGGATTACCTCTTTGAGATGGGAATAGACACAGGACGTGTGGCAGGCGTACCGGCCTTCATAGCTTGTGGTGCATTGGCACGGCTACACATCGTAAGCCAAGATGAAGTGCTCAATGTCATCCCGACAAATATCACGACCGAACGTATCTCAGCCATCTTGGGTCAGGGTGGAACCGTCGTTATCATGAAGCTGTCCCTGCACGAAGAAGCCATCAAGAAAGCGATGCAAAGCATCCCGGATGCCACATTTCATTACTTTGAAAATGTCGGACTACCGGATAGGGAGATCTACACGTCTGATAGGGATTTCATCCGCTCTCGAAAGTTTCCTTACTTTGCCATAATGATCATCAAGAGATAG